One window from the genome of Pelecanus crispus isolate bPelCri1 chromosome 13, bPelCri1.pri, whole genome shotgun sequence encodes:
- the LOC104036770 gene encoding H(+)/Cl(-) exchange transporter 5 isoform X1, protein MDQKGYRRGSFQSSTSDEDMLEIAGASLDFSMADDDPPLDREMGGFSSYNGGGMNGTSTMMDFLEEPLPGVGTYEDFNTIDWVREKSRDRDRHREITSRSKESTWALIHSVSDAFSGWLLMLLIGLLAGSLAGLIDISAHWMTDLKEGVCLAGFWFNHEHCCWKSDTTFTDRDKCPEWKSWSQLILGYGEGAFAYILNYFMYVIWALLFSLLAVLLVKGFAPYACGSGIPEIKTILSGFIIRGYLGKWTLIIKTITLVLAVSSGLSLGKEGPLVHVACCCGNILCHLFTKYRKNEAKRREVLSAAAAAGVSVAFGAPIGGVLFSLEEVSYYFPLKTLWRSFFAALVAAFTLRSINPFGNSRLVLFYVEFHMPWHLLELVPFILLGIFGGLWGAFFIRSNIAWCRRRKTTKLGKYPVLEVFVVTAITAVLAFPNEYTRMSTSELISELFNDCGILDSSKLCEYVNDFNSTKGDDLPDRAAGPGVYTAMWQLALALIMKVFITIFTFGMKVPSGLFIPSMAVGAIAGRLLGVAMEQLAYYHHDWAIFSGWCSQGADCITPGLYAMVGAAACLGGVTRMTVSLVVIMFELTGGLEYIVPLMAAAMTSKWVADAIGREGIYDAHIRLNGYPFLEAKEEFSHKTLAMDVMRPRRNDPPLTVITQDSMTVEDVETIINETTYSGYPVVVSRESQRLVGFVLRRDLIISIENARKKQDGIVSTSVIYFTDHSPPLPPSSPSMLKLRSILDLSPFTVTDQTPMEIVVDIFRKLGLRQCLVTHNGKLLGIITKKDVLKHIAQLANQDPDSILFN, encoded by the exons GATTTTCCTCATATAATGGAGGAGGGATGAATGGCACAAGCACAATGATGGATTTCCTGGAGGAACCTCTTCCTGGTGTGGGCACCTATGAAGATTTTAACACTATAGATTGGGTGCGAGAGAAGTCCAGGGACCGGGACAGGCACAGAGAG ATCACCAGTAGAAGCAAAGAGTCCACATGGGCACTGATACACAGCGTGAGCGATGCCTTTTCCGGCTGGCTGTTGATGCTTCTCATTGGGTTGTTGGCAG GTTCCTTAGCGGGTCTGATAGACATTTCTGCCCACTGGATGACAGATTTGAAAGAAGGAGTGTGTTTAGCAGGCTTCTGGTTTAACCATGAGCACTGCTGCTGGAAATCCGACACAACCTTTACGGACAGAGACAAGTGTCCTGAGTGGAAGAGCTGGTCCCAGCTGATCCTTGGCTATGGAGAG GGGGCTTTTGCATATATTCTCAACTACTTCATGTACGTTATCTGGGCCTTGTTGTTCTCCCTTCTTGCCGTGTTGCTTGTGAAGGGGTTTGCTCCTTATGCCTGTGGCTCAGGGATCCCAGAG ATCAAAACTATCTTAAGTGGTTTCATCATTAGAGGCTACCTGGGCAAGTGGACGCTGATCATCAAAACCATCACCTTAGTGTTGGCGGTGTCCTCTGGGCTGAGCCTGGGCAAAGAGGGGCCCCTGGTGCACGTCGCCTGCTGCTGCGGAAACATCTTGTGTCATCTCTTCACCAAGTACAGGAAGAACGAAGCGAAGCGCAGAGAG GTTTtgtcagcagctgcagctgctggtgtgTCTGTAGCTTTTGGTGCACCGATCGGAGGAGTGCTCTTTAGTCTGGAAGAG GTAAGTTACTACTTTCCTCTCAAGACGCTGTGGCGTTCCTTCTTCGCTGCTCTGGTCGCTGCGTTTACCCTGCGCTCCATCAACCCTTTTGGGAACAGCCGCCTGGTTCTCTTCTACGTGGAGTTTCACATGCCATGGCATCTTCTGGAGCTTGTGCCGTTCATCCTTTTGGGAATATTTGGTGGGCTTTGGGGAGCTTTCTTCATCCGCAGCAACATTGCCTGGTGCAGGCGACGCAAGACGACCAAGCTTGGTAAATACCCTGTGCTGGAGGTGTTTGTAGTGACTGCGATCACAGCCGTTCTGGCCTTCCCCAATGAGTACACCAGAATGAGCACCAGCGAGCTCATTTCTGAGCTCTTCAATGACTGTGGAATTTTGGACTCTTCCAAGCTCTGCGAGTATGTGAACGATTTCAACAGCACCAAAGGGGATGACCTGCCGGACCGAGCTGCTGGCCCAGGAGTTTACACAGCCATGTGGCAGCTGGCTTTGGCCCTTATAATGAAAGTCTTCATCACGATCTTCACCTTTGGCATGAAG GTCCCTTCGGGTCTCTTCATCCCCAGCATGGCGGTGGGTGCTATAGCAGGCCGATTGCTCGGGGTAGCCATGGAGCAGCTGGCCTATTACCACCACGACTGGGCCATCTTCAGCGGCTGGTGCAGTCAAGGAGCTGACTGCATCACTCCTGGCCTCTACGCAATGGTTGGGGCTGCAGCGTGTCTAG GTGGGGTGACCCGAATGACTGTGTCACTAGTGGTCATTATGTTTGAGCTCACTGGTGGACTGGAATACATCGTTCCGCTGATGGCGGCAGCCATGACCAGCAAGTGGGTGGCTGATGCCATTGGGCGGGAAGGCATTTACGATGCCCATATTCGCCTCAACGGATACCCTTTCTTGGAAGCCAAGGAAGAGTTCTCACACAAGACTCTTGCGATGGACGTAATGAGGCCACGGAGGAACGATCCTCCTCTGACTGTCATCACGCAGGACAGCATGACTGTAGAAGACGTTGAGACCATCATCAATGAAACCACGTACAGCGGCTATCCAGTGGTGGTGTCACGGGAGTCCCAAAGGCTTGTTGGATTCGTCCTCAGGAGAGACCTCATCATTTCAATCG aaaaCGCTCGGAAAAAGCAGGATGGGATTGTGAGCACTTCagttatttatttcactgaCCACTCTCCTCCGCTGCCTCCAAGTTCCCCTTCTATGCTGAAACTCAGGAGCATCCTGGACCTCAGTCCTTTCACAGTGACAGACCAAACACCTATGGAAATCGTCGTGGATATATTCCGCAAGCTGGGATTGCGCCAGTGCCTGGTTACTCACAACGG gaAGCTACTCGGGATCATTACCAAAAAGGATGTATTAAAGCACATTGCACAGCTGGCTAACCAGGACCCGGATTCTATACTCTTCAATTAA
- the LOC104036770 gene encoding H(+)/Cl(-) exchange transporter 5 isoform X3 — protein MTRRSTGRWEITSRSKESTWALIHSVSDAFSGWLLMLLIGLLAGSLAGLIDISAHWMTDLKEGVCLAGFWFNHEHCCWKSDTTFTDRDKCPEWKSWSQLILGYGEGAFAYILNYFMYVIWALLFSLLAVLLVKGFAPYACGSGIPEIKTILSGFIIRGYLGKWTLIIKTITLVLAVSSGLSLGKEGPLVHVACCCGNILCHLFTKYRKNEAKRREVLSAAAAAGVSVAFGAPIGGVLFSLEEVSYYFPLKTLWRSFFAALVAAFTLRSINPFGNSRLVLFYVEFHMPWHLLELVPFILLGIFGGLWGAFFIRSNIAWCRRRKTTKLGKYPVLEVFVVTAITAVLAFPNEYTRMSTSELISELFNDCGILDSSKLCEYVNDFNSTKGDDLPDRAAGPGVYTAMWQLALALIMKVFITIFTFGMKVPSGLFIPSMAVGAIAGRLLGVAMEQLAYYHHDWAIFSGWCSQGADCITPGLYAMVGAAACLGGVTRMTVSLVVIMFELTGGLEYIVPLMAAAMTSKWVADAIGREGIYDAHIRLNGYPFLEAKEEFSHKTLAMDVMRPRRNDPPLTVITQDSMTVEDVETIINETTYSGYPVVVSRESQRLVGFVLRRDLIISIENARKKQDGIVSTSVIYFTDHSPPLPPSSPSMLKLRSILDLSPFTVTDQTPMEIVVDIFRKLGLRQCLVTHNGKLLGIITKKDVLKHIAQLANQDPDSILFN, from the exons ATCACCAGTAGAAGCAAAGAGTCCACATGGGCACTGATACACAGCGTGAGCGATGCCTTTTCCGGCTGGCTGTTGATGCTTCTCATTGGGTTGTTGGCAG GTTCCTTAGCGGGTCTGATAGACATTTCTGCCCACTGGATGACAGATTTGAAAGAAGGAGTGTGTTTAGCAGGCTTCTGGTTTAACCATGAGCACTGCTGCTGGAAATCCGACACAACCTTTACGGACAGAGACAAGTGTCCTGAGTGGAAGAGCTGGTCCCAGCTGATCCTTGGCTATGGAGAG GGGGCTTTTGCATATATTCTCAACTACTTCATGTACGTTATCTGGGCCTTGTTGTTCTCCCTTCTTGCCGTGTTGCTTGTGAAGGGGTTTGCTCCTTATGCCTGTGGCTCAGGGATCCCAGAG ATCAAAACTATCTTAAGTGGTTTCATCATTAGAGGCTACCTGGGCAAGTGGACGCTGATCATCAAAACCATCACCTTAGTGTTGGCGGTGTCCTCTGGGCTGAGCCTGGGCAAAGAGGGGCCCCTGGTGCACGTCGCCTGCTGCTGCGGAAACATCTTGTGTCATCTCTTCACCAAGTACAGGAAGAACGAAGCGAAGCGCAGAGAG GTTTtgtcagcagctgcagctgctggtgtgTCTGTAGCTTTTGGTGCACCGATCGGAGGAGTGCTCTTTAGTCTGGAAGAG GTAAGTTACTACTTTCCTCTCAAGACGCTGTGGCGTTCCTTCTTCGCTGCTCTGGTCGCTGCGTTTACCCTGCGCTCCATCAACCCTTTTGGGAACAGCCGCCTGGTTCTCTTCTACGTGGAGTTTCACATGCCATGGCATCTTCTGGAGCTTGTGCCGTTCATCCTTTTGGGAATATTTGGTGGGCTTTGGGGAGCTTTCTTCATCCGCAGCAACATTGCCTGGTGCAGGCGACGCAAGACGACCAAGCTTGGTAAATACCCTGTGCTGGAGGTGTTTGTAGTGACTGCGATCACAGCCGTTCTGGCCTTCCCCAATGAGTACACCAGAATGAGCACCAGCGAGCTCATTTCTGAGCTCTTCAATGACTGTGGAATTTTGGACTCTTCCAAGCTCTGCGAGTATGTGAACGATTTCAACAGCACCAAAGGGGATGACCTGCCGGACCGAGCTGCTGGCCCAGGAGTTTACACAGCCATGTGGCAGCTGGCTTTGGCCCTTATAATGAAAGTCTTCATCACGATCTTCACCTTTGGCATGAAG GTCCCTTCGGGTCTCTTCATCCCCAGCATGGCGGTGGGTGCTATAGCAGGCCGATTGCTCGGGGTAGCCATGGAGCAGCTGGCCTATTACCACCACGACTGGGCCATCTTCAGCGGCTGGTGCAGTCAAGGAGCTGACTGCATCACTCCTGGCCTCTACGCAATGGTTGGGGCTGCAGCGTGTCTAG GTGGGGTGACCCGAATGACTGTGTCACTAGTGGTCATTATGTTTGAGCTCACTGGTGGACTGGAATACATCGTTCCGCTGATGGCGGCAGCCATGACCAGCAAGTGGGTGGCTGATGCCATTGGGCGGGAAGGCATTTACGATGCCCATATTCGCCTCAACGGATACCCTTTCTTGGAAGCCAAGGAAGAGTTCTCACACAAGACTCTTGCGATGGACGTAATGAGGCCACGGAGGAACGATCCTCCTCTGACTGTCATCACGCAGGACAGCATGACTGTAGAAGACGTTGAGACCATCATCAATGAAACCACGTACAGCGGCTATCCAGTGGTGGTGTCACGGGAGTCCCAAAGGCTTGTTGGATTCGTCCTCAGGAGAGACCTCATCATTTCAATCG aaaaCGCTCGGAAAAAGCAGGATGGGATTGTGAGCACTTCagttatttatttcactgaCCACTCTCCTCCGCTGCCTCCAAGTTCCCCTTCTATGCTGAAACTCAGGAGCATCCTGGACCTCAGTCCTTTCACAGTGACAGACCAAACACCTATGGAAATCGTCGTGGATATATTCCGCAAGCTGGGATTGCGCCAGTGCCTGGTTACTCACAACGG gaAGCTACTCGGGATCATTACCAAAAAGGATGTATTAAAGCACATTGCACAGCTGGCTAACCAGGACCCGGATTCTATACTCTTCAATTAA
- the LOC104028103 gene encoding tumor necrosis factor ligand superfamily member 10-like, giving the protein MAPHQPSAGQYLRSDSGGSEAPMLADGPGPGPGAGGARGGRRRRRCGPLWGSVAVMAILALQIASTTGLFVYFTMAISKLKAQAPGSTEELRCLQVINQQQEGSSLEEMISNQSCLKLANTIKAYVATVTENVIRRSAVKEVRRSYFNTSEGQVPPKTAGKPSAHLTLRPQSLAQDGNSKRFGNLSQSCRHAIARWEDSTIHSHLQNITYRDGRLRVNQAGKYYIYSQIYFRYPSDGASARVSVPQLVQCINWKTSYSQPILLLKGVGTKCWAPEADYGLHALYQGGLFELKAGDELFVSVSSLAIDYNDAAASYFGAFRLDL; this is encoded by the exons atGGCCCCGCACCAGCCCAGCGCCGGGCAGTACCTGCGCTCCGACAGCGGCGGCTCGGAGGCCCCGATGCTGGCggacggccccggccccggccccggcgccggcggggcgcggggggggcggcggcggcggcgctgcgggcCCCTGTGGGGCAGCGTGGCGGTCATGGCCATCCTGGCCCTGCAGATCGCCTCCACCACCGGCCTCTTCGTCTACTTCACCATGGCCATCTCCAAG CTGAAAGCCCAGGCGCCGGGGAGCACGGAGGAGCTGCGGTGCCTGCAGGTGATcaaccagcagcaggagggctCCAGCCTGGAGGAGATGATCAGCAACCAGTCCTGCCTCAAGCTGGCCAACACCATCAAAGCCTACGTGGCCACG GTGACGGAGAACGTGATCCGCAGGAGCGCGGTGAAGG AGGTCCGGCGTAGCTACTTCAACACCTCGGAGGGGCAGGTTCCTCCCAAAACAGCCGGCAAGCCCTCGGCGCATCTCACCCTCCGCCCGCAGAGCCTGGCCCAGGATG gaaACTCCAAGCGCTTTGGGAACCTCTCCCAGTCCTGCCGCCACGCCATCGCCCGCTGGGAAGACAGCACCATCCACTCGCACCTGCAGAACATCACCTACCGGGATGGCCGGCTGCGGGTCAACCAGGCGGGCAAGTACTACATCTATTCCCAGATTTACTTCCGCTACCCCAGCGACGGGGCCAGCGCCCGCGTCTCCGTCCCCCAGCTCGTGCAGTGCATCAACTGGAAGACCTCCTACAGCCAGCCCATCCTCCTGCTCAAAGGGGTCGGCACCAAGTGCTGGGCGCCCGAGGCGGACTACGGCCTCCATGCTCTCTACCAGGGCGGACTGTTCGAGCTGAAGGCCGGCGACGAGCTCTTTGTCTCCGTCTCCTCCTTGGCCATCGACTACAACGATGCAGCAGCCAGCTACTTCGGAGCCTTCCGGCTCGACCTGTGA
- the LOC104036770 gene encoding H(+)/Cl(-) exchange transporter 5 isoform X2, whose product MGLEALAMDQKGYRRGSFQSSTSDEDMLEIAGASLDFSMADDDPPLDREMGGFSSYNGGGMNGTSTMMDFLEEPLPGVGTYEDFNTIDWVREKSRDRDRHREITSRSKESTWALIHSVSDAFSGWLLMLLIGLLAGSLAGLIDISAHWMTDLKEGVCLAGFWFNHEHCCWKSDTTFTDRDKCPEWKSWSQLILGYGEGAFAYILNYFMYVIWALLFSLLAVLLVKGFAPYACGSGIPEIKTILSGFIIRGYLGKWTLIIKTITLVLAVSSGLSLGKEGPLVHVACCCGNILCHLFTKYRKNEAKRREVLSAAAAAGVSVAFGAPIGGVLFSLEEVSYYFPLKTLWRSFFAALVAAFTLRSINPFGNSRLVLFYVEFHMPWHLLELVPFILLGIFGGLWGAFFIRSNIAWCRRRKTTKLGKYPVLEVFVVTAITAVLAFPNEYTRMSTSELISELFNDCGILDSSKLCEYVNDFNSTKGDDLPDRAAGPGVYTAMWQLALALIMKVFITIFTFGMKVPSGLFIPSMAVGAIAGRLLGVAMEQLAYYHHDWAIFSGWCSQGADCITPGLYAMVGAAACLGGVTRMTVSLVVIMFELTGGLEYIVPLMAAAMTSKWVADAIGREGIYDAHIRLNGYPFLEAKEEFSHKTLAMDVMRPRRNDPPLTVITQDSMTVEDVETIINETTYSGYPVVVSRESQRLVGFVLRRDLIISIENARKKQDGIVSTSVIYFTDHSPPLPPSSPSMLKLRSILDLSPFTVTDQTPMEIVVDIFRKLGLRQCLVTHNGKLLGIITKKDVLKHIAQLANQDPDSILFN is encoded by the exons GATTTTCCTCATATAATGGAGGAGGGATGAATGGCACAAGCACAATGATGGATTTCCTGGAGGAACCTCTTCCTGGTGTGGGCACCTATGAAGATTTTAACACTATAGATTGGGTGCGAGAGAAGTCCAGGGACCGGGACAGGCACAGAGAG ATCACCAGTAGAAGCAAAGAGTCCACATGGGCACTGATACACAGCGTGAGCGATGCCTTTTCCGGCTGGCTGTTGATGCTTCTCATTGGGTTGTTGGCAG GTTCCTTAGCGGGTCTGATAGACATTTCTGCCCACTGGATGACAGATTTGAAAGAAGGAGTGTGTTTAGCAGGCTTCTGGTTTAACCATGAGCACTGCTGCTGGAAATCCGACACAACCTTTACGGACAGAGACAAGTGTCCTGAGTGGAAGAGCTGGTCCCAGCTGATCCTTGGCTATGGAGAG GGGGCTTTTGCATATATTCTCAACTACTTCATGTACGTTATCTGGGCCTTGTTGTTCTCCCTTCTTGCCGTGTTGCTTGTGAAGGGGTTTGCTCCTTATGCCTGTGGCTCAGGGATCCCAGAG ATCAAAACTATCTTAAGTGGTTTCATCATTAGAGGCTACCTGGGCAAGTGGACGCTGATCATCAAAACCATCACCTTAGTGTTGGCGGTGTCCTCTGGGCTGAGCCTGGGCAAAGAGGGGCCCCTGGTGCACGTCGCCTGCTGCTGCGGAAACATCTTGTGTCATCTCTTCACCAAGTACAGGAAGAACGAAGCGAAGCGCAGAGAG GTTTtgtcagcagctgcagctgctggtgtgTCTGTAGCTTTTGGTGCACCGATCGGAGGAGTGCTCTTTAGTCTGGAAGAG GTAAGTTACTACTTTCCTCTCAAGACGCTGTGGCGTTCCTTCTTCGCTGCTCTGGTCGCTGCGTTTACCCTGCGCTCCATCAACCCTTTTGGGAACAGCCGCCTGGTTCTCTTCTACGTGGAGTTTCACATGCCATGGCATCTTCTGGAGCTTGTGCCGTTCATCCTTTTGGGAATATTTGGTGGGCTTTGGGGAGCTTTCTTCATCCGCAGCAACATTGCCTGGTGCAGGCGACGCAAGACGACCAAGCTTGGTAAATACCCTGTGCTGGAGGTGTTTGTAGTGACTGCGATCACAGCCGTTCTGGCCTTCCCCAATGAGTACACCAGAATGAGCACCAGCGAGCTCATTTCTGAGCTCTTCAATGACTGTGGAATTTTGGACTCTTCCAAGCTCTGCGAGTATGTGAACGATTTCAACAGCACCAAAGGGGATGACCTGCCGGACCGAGCTGCTGGCCCAGGAGTTTACACAGCCATGTGGCAGCTGGCTTTGGCCCTTATAATGAAAGTCTTCATCACGATCTTCACCTTTGGCATGAAG GTCCCTTCGGGTCTCTTCATCCCCAGCATGGCGGTGGGTGCTATAGCAGGCCGATTGCTCGGGGTAGCCATGGAGCAGCTGGCCTATTACCACCACGACTGGGCCATCTTCAGCGGCTGGTGCAGTCAAGGAGCTGACTGCATCACTCCTGGCCTCTACGCAATGGTTGGGGCTGCAGCGTGTCTAG GTGGGGTGACCCGAATGACTGTGTCACTAGTGGTCATTATGTTTGAGCTCACTGGTGGACTGGAATACATCGTTCCGCTGATGGCGGCAGCCATGACCAGCAAGTGGGTGGCTGATGCCATTGGGCGGGAAGGCATTTACGATGCCCATATTCGCCTCAACGGATACCCTTTCTTGGAAGCCAAGGAAGAGTTCTCACACAAGACTCTTGCGATGGACGTAATGAGGCCACGGAGGAACGATCCTCCTCTGACTGTCATCACGCAGGACAGCATGACTGTAGAAGACGTTGAGACCATCATCAATGAAACCACGTACAGCGGCTATCCAGTGGTGGTGTCACGGGAGTCCCAAAGGCTTGTTGGATTCGTCCTCAGGAGAGACCTCATCATTTCAATCG aaaaCGCTCGGAAAAAGCAGGATGGGATTGTGAGCACTTCagttatttatttcactgaCCACTCTCCTCCGCTGCCTCCAAGTTCCCCTTCTATGCTGAAACTCAGGAGCATCCTGGACCTCAGTCCTTTCACAGTGACAGACCAAACACCTATGGAAATCGTCGTGGATATATTCCGCAAGCTGGGATTGCGCCAGTGCCTGGTTACTCACAACGG gaAGCTACTCGGGATCATTACCAAAAAGGATGTATTAAAGCACATTGCACAGCTGGCTAACCAGGACCCGGATTCTATACTCTTCAATTAA